The genomic region CAGGATCTTCCTCTTCACTTGATGCTCGCTCATTTCGTGCTCCCTTGGGCAGAATGTTCAGATCGATTTTCGCAGCGACCGGAAGCCTGTGCGGATCTCTTCCGAAAAAAGTTTCGGTTGTTCCCAGGCTGCAAAGTGCCCGCCCTGGTCGACCTTGTTGTAGTGAATGAGCTTGTGATAGGCGCGCTCGGTCCAACTGCGCGGAGCCTGGTAGATTTCGCCTGGAAAGACGCTCACGGCAGCGGGAATCGAGATGTCGACCGCGTTCAGTGCGCTCATTCCCTTGTTTTCCCAGTAGAAGCGGGCAGCCGAGATCGCGGTGTTCGTCAGCCAGTAGAGTGTGATGTCGTCGAGGACGTCGTCGCGCGTGACGTCGCCTGCGGAGTGCCCATTGATGGTGCGTCCGAGCACGGCCGAAGTGATCGCCGCTGCCGGCTGCGCATCACCGTCACCGTGGTCGAGAATCCAGGCGGCGAGGCCGACCGGCGAATCCGCCAAGCCATAGAGCGTCTGCGGCCGCGTCGCCATCATTGCGGCGTAGGCAAAATGCTGGGCGCGAAAATCCTTCACCTGGTCGAAGGCGCGTTGCTCGTCGGCTGAGAGACCGGGTGGCATCTCACCGCTCTGCAACGCCTTGGTGATCTCCGGTGGAATCGTGCCGGGGAAGTTGGTGTGGATTCCCAGCAGTTCCCACGGCGCCTGTTTGGCCATCGCATTGGAAATGAGAGCACCGATGTCCCCGCCTTGCGCGACAAAGCGCGTGTAGCCGAGGCGCTTCATCAGCTCGACCCAGGCGCGCGCGACGCGGGCGGGGCCCCAGCCGCTGGTGGTCGGTTTGCCCGAAAACCCGTAGCCGGGAACGGACGGGATCACGACATGGAAAGCGTCCGATGCGCTCGCGCCGTATGCCGTGGGATTGGTGAGGGGATCGATGATCTTCAACTGCTCGATGATCGAGCCCGGCCATCCATGCGTGACGATGAGCGGCAGCGCATCTTCGTGCTTCGAGCGAACGTGGATGAAGTGAATGTCCAGCCCATCGATCTCGGTGATGAACTGCGGCAGGGCGTTCAGCCTTGCCTCGATCTTGCGCCAGTCGTAATCCGTCCCCCAGTAGCGCGCGAGGTCCCGAAGGATCGCAAGCTGTACGCCCTGCGACTCGTCGGCGACGGTCTCCTGTTCCGGCCACCTCGTCGCGTTTATGCGGCTCCGCAGATCGATCAGAGCGTCTTCCGGAATATTGATCCGAAAAGGCCGGATTTCGTCGCTTGTGGCCGCCGTCGCCGGGGGTGTGGAAAGAACACTTGAGGCCGCCGCCGCGGCAATTCCCATCGCGGCGGTAAGGATGAGCTGGCGTCGGTCCGTGTTGATGAGTTCGGAAACTGGTTGCGCACGCATTGGGACTCTCCCTCGCTCGTTCAATTGGGTCACGTTGCAGCCGCGGCTCAAGCCGGCAGCGGCTGGCCGGCCTGCTCGCGGGCGATGTAGTCGGCGTACCAGTCCGGCCAGTTCGCATCGTACTGACCGCCGTTCCGCTTCTCGTGCTCACCGTGTGCCGCAGCCGCACGTCGGAGCGCGCTCGCGAGCTCGGAGGAAGAGGTGAATGTTGTGCCTGCTGCCTCTACGCGTCCCGGCAATCGCGTGGTGATCTCCTGGAACAGCCAGCCGTTGCCGTCGGGATCGTTGAACGAGACGTACGAGCGATAGCTGGCGCGCGCGGGATCCAGACCGGCAATCCGACGGCGCCCGAACAGATAAGGCTCGTCGGGTCCGGTGTGCACGTCGCCTTCAGCGTGGAAGACCTCGCTGACCTCGACACCGCGACCGCGCAGATCGTCTCGCGCGGCTTCAATGTCGGAGACGATCAGGTACAGACCCTTGGCGGAGCCGGGTGCTGCCGCGGTCACGTTCTTGCCGAAGATGACCGAGGAGGGGGAGCCGGGCGGTGTGAACTGGATGACGCGGTAGTCGTCAGGCCCCGCGAAATCGGCATCGAGCCTCCATCCGAGGTTCGCATAGAACTTCTTGGCGCGATCGACGTCGGAAACAGGGATGACGACGACCTCGAGCTTCATATCGATCGTTGGCGCTTGGGTGGTCTCGTTTGCATTGGGGGCAGACATTGCTCTCTCCTAAATTAGCTCGTTTACGATATATTCGTGTCCGCTGTATAAAGGACCGCAGAACCTCAATGTCAACCTTCCGATTTAATCGGGCGCGATATATATGCATGCGGAACTTCACATGTCCGTGTTGGAAAGGGTGCCCGAATGAGCCTGAAGAACGGTCCCAGTGCCGATTCCAGAGACGATTCAATGACCGATCAGAAACCGCAACCGGCCGAGGGCGACCGGCGCCTCGACGATTTCCTGTGCTTCGCGATCTATTCGGCCAACCTCGCCTACGGACGAGCCTACAAGCCGGGCCTCGATGAACTCGGCCTAACCTACCCGCAGTGGATCGCGATCGTGGCGCTGTGGGAGCAGGACGACCAAACCGTAAGCGAGCTCGGCGACAAGATGTTCCTGGAATCCAACACCCTGACGCCGATCCTCAAAAAACTCGAGGCGATGGGCTATTTGCGCCGCCAGCGCGATCCCGCCGACGAGCGGCAGGTGCGCATCAGTCTCACCGACGCCGGCCGACGCCTCCGCGAGAAAGGCATGCACATGAATCTCGTGAAGTCGAGCGGACTCAAGCCGGATGAGTTCGCGCGGCTGCAGAAAAGCGTCGTCAGGCTCCGCGACAATTTAATCAAGGCGATGGAGGAGGAGTGACAGGCCCTGCCTACTTTGCATGGGGTTGTTTTCGACATTTTTGTCTTGGCTAGGCCCGCTAGCCCCGCCGCAAGCGGGACGAGGCGAAGATCATCCGCGCTTCAGCTCAACAGGAACGACAGCAGCGCCCGCATCTCGGCGGGCTTGATCGGCTTCTTCAGCACTTCGAGGCCCTGGAGGCTCGCCTGCTTGGCCGCCTGCTCGGAATAGTCTGCGGTGATGATCATGGCGGGCGTGTCGAGCTTCAAATGCTCCCGCACGTCGGTGATGGCCGACAGGCCGCTCTCGCCGTGATCGAGATGGAGGTCGGCGATCACGACATCGGGCGCGCCGCCGAGCTCGTTGAGGCGCACGAGCGCGTCCGCGCCCGATCGCGTGGTCGCGACGTCGCAGCCCCATCCCTCCAGCAGCGCGGCCATCGCCTCCGAGCCGTTCGGATCGTTCTCGATCAGCAGGATCTTGGCGCCTTCGAGCCCGCTGTAATCGTAGTGACGCGCGGCGGGCTCGACCTCCTGCGCCTCGTCGGCGACCTCAGCGAGGTCGGCCGGCTGCAGCTCCAGGGTGAAGGTCGATCCCCTGCCGAGCTGCGACGACAGCCGCACCTCGTGCCCGAGCTCGCTGGCGAAGCGACGGACGATGGAGAGGCCGAGCCCGAAGCCGGCCTGGTCGGCCGCGGTGGCGTCGCCGCGCTGGAATTCGCGGAAGATCGCCTCCTGCTGCGCCTGTGCGATGCCGGGGCCGGTGTCGGAGACCTGGACGCAGATCTGGCCGCCGCGCGGCCGGCATCCCATCACGACGCCGCCGCTGCGGGTGTAGCGAATGGCATTGGCGAGCAGGTTCTGGAGGATCCGCCGCAACATCATCGCATCCGACATCACCGCCCGCTTTGAGGTGCGGATACGCAAGGACAGGCCTTGCCGCGCGGTGACCGGCTCGAATTCGTTGCGGAGCTGCTCGAACAGGGGCGCCAGCGCGATCGCGCGGACGTCGGGCTTGAGTGCGCCGGCGTCGAGCTTGGCGATCTCCAGCAGCGAGCGCAGCAGGTCCTCCAGCATCACCAGCGAGCGGTTGGCCTGGTCGATCAGCACGCCCGCTTCCTGCGATTCCATCATCTCCGTCAGCGCGGAGAGGGTCAGGCGCGCCGCGTTGAGCGGCTGCAACAGATCGTGGGTGACCGAGATCAGCACCGAGGATTTCAGCGAGCTTGCCGCCTCCGCCTGCTGCTTGGCGCGGTAGAGACCCTCATTGGCGCGCTCGACAGAATGCAGCGCCTCGCGCAATTGGTGCGTCCGGTCGCGAACCTTGTGGTCGAGCGCGATGGCGGTTTCGAACAATGAAAAGGCGTTGAGCTGCTGGTCCATCGAGCGCTCGACGCGCGACATCAGCGCGGCATTGATCTTCCTCAGCTTGGCGGCCTCGCGCCTGAGCTGGTCGACCGCATCGGGGCCCTGCCACATGTCCGTCACGACGGGCGCCTTCCGATCGCAACCCCCGTGAAGGTCTGGTTCACATGCATGGAGCCGAACTGCTCGCCGTAGGTGTGAAAGCCGACAACGCGGTTCTGCCGGTACAGTTCGGACATGTCGCGGGCGAGCTGATGCTGCTCGGCATCGAGCCGGCGGAGCAGGCACTCGAAGCCGATATAGAGCGAGACGTCTCCGATCTGGTCGCGGATGTCGGCGAACGTCTCGCGGGCCGCGCCGACCAGGCTTCGCGACGTCGCCGCCGTCAGCACCATGCCCTCGTCGATGGCGCAGAAGAAGTGCAGCGAGCCGTCCGGCTCGACGCGCTGGATCGACCGCGCGTAATAGGCGCCGCCGACGCGGACCAGGACCGGATGCGAGGCGAAGGAGAACGGATCGAGCTTGGCATCCAGGATGCCGACCACGCGCGAATATTCCTGCGCGGCAGGCTCTGCGTTCAGCTCCCGGACCGTGCGGTTTTCGATGTCGGCCTCGGTCACCACCATCTTCTGCGCCTGCGGCTCGAAATTGTCGCATTTGAAGACGCGGAACGGCAACGAGGTGTTGAGCAGGATCAGCAGGGCGGCATTGCTGTGTGCCTTGCCGTCGCAGAACACGAACGTCTTCTCGAAGCGCAACCCGTCGCCCGCCGACCCGCCGACGACCGGAATATCGTCCAGCGAGGCATAGATCGCGGACATCACCGCTTCTTCGCGGCGGCACAGGCCGTCGATCAAGACCAGGCCGAAGGGGCTGCCGCGCTCGACCTGCGGCGTGGCCCGCAA from Bradyrhizobium sp. CB1015 harbors:
- a CDS encoding epoxide hydrolase family protein: MRAQPVSELINTDRRQLILTAAMGIAAAAASSVLSTPPATAATSDEIRPFRINIPEDALIDLRSRINATRWPEQETVADESQGVQLAILRDLARYWGTDYDWRKIEARLNALPQFITEIDGLDIHFIHVRSKHEDALPLIVTHGWPGSIIEQLKIIDPLTNPTAYGASASDAFHVVIPSVPGYGFSGKPTTSGWGPARVARAWVELMKRLGYTRFVAQGGDIGALISNAMAKQAPWELLGIHTNFPGTIPPEITKALQSGEMPPGLSADEQRAFDQVKDFRAQHFAYAAMMATRPQTLYGLADSPVGLAAWILDHGDGDAQPAAAITSAVLGRTINGHSAGDVTRDDVLDDITLYWLTNTAISAARFYWENKGMSALNAVDISIPAAVSVFPGEIYQAPRSWTERAYHKLIHYNKVDQGGHFAAWEQPKLFSEEIRTGFRSLRKSI
- a CDS encoding VOC family protein gives rise to the protein MSAPNANETTQAPTIDMKLEVVVIPVSDVDRAKKFYANLGWRLDADFAGPDDYRVIQFTPPGSPSSVIFGKNVTAAAPGSAKGLYLIVSDIEAARDDLRGRGVEVSEVFHAEGDVHTGPDEPYLFGRRRIAGLDPARASYRSYVSFNDPDGNGWLFQEITTRLPGRVEAAGTTFTSSSELASALRRAAAAHGEHEKRNGGQYDANWPDWYADYIAREQAGQPLPA
- a CDS encoding MarR family winged helix-turn-helix transcriptional regulator, whose amino-acid sequence is MTDQKPQPAEGDRRLDDFLCFAIYSANLAYGRAYKPGLDELGLTYPQWIAIVALWEQDDQTVSELGDKMFLESNTLTPILKKLEAMGYLRRQRDPADERQVRISLTDAGRRLREKGMHMNLVKSSGLKPDEFARLQKSVVRLRDNLIKAMEEE
- a CDS encoding hybrid sensor histidine kinase/response regulator produces the protein MWQGPDAVDQLRREAAKLRKINAALMSRVERSMDQQLNAFSLFETAIALDHKVRDRTHQLREALHSVERANEGLYRAKQQAEAASSLKSSVLISVTHDLLQPLNAARLTLSALTEMMESQEAGVLIDQANRSLVMLEDLLRSLLEIAKLDAGALKPDVRAIALAPLFEQLRNEFEPVTARQGLSLRIRTSKRAVMSDAMMLRRILQNLLANAIRYTRSGGVVMGCRPRGGQICVQVSDTGPGIAQAQQEAIFREFQRGDATAADQAGFGLGLSIVRRFASELGHEVRLSSQLGRGSTFTLELQPADLAEVADEAQEVEPAARHYDYSGLEGAKILLIENDPNGSEAMAALLEGWGCDVATTRSGADALVRLNELGGAPDVVIADLHLDHGESGLSAITDVREHLKLDTPAMIITADYSEQAAKQASLQGLEVLKKPIKPAEMRALLSFLLS
- a CDS encoding FIST N-terminal domain-containing protein — its product is MGQTDFRFGGASGVAVAKSKAASVDDAVAELAAQLPSDGLALILVFLSPSYDPHHFIAEISRQFDDTQVCGCTTAGELAPDGWDENSVVALAFSRTDFSAVVRPIFNLDSFRVEDGRRIGGELRHELLRATPQVERGSPFGLVLIDGLCRREEAVMSAIYASLDDIPVVGGSAGDGLRFEKTFVFCDGKAHSNAALLILLNTSLPFRVFKCDNFEPQAQKMVVTEADIENRTVRELNAEPAAQEYSRVVGILDAKLDPFSFASHPVLVRVGGAYYARSIQRVEPDGSLHFFCAIDEGMVLTAATSRSLVGAARETFADIRDQIGDVSLYIGFECLLRRLDAEQHQLARDMSELYRQNRVVGFHTYGEQFGSMHVNQTFTGVAIGRRPS